A genomic stretch from Scheffersomyces stipitis CBS 6054 chromosome 6, complete sequence includes:
- the SLN1 gene encoding histidine kinase osmosensor Osmolarity two-component system protein SLN1 (Sensory transduction histidine kinase~go_component membrane~go_function two-component response regulator activity; DNA binding; two-component sensor molecule activity; ATP binding~go_process two-component signal transduction system (phosphorelay); regulation of transcription, DNA-dependent; signal transduction), translating into MRRLKIGIRPQLIILVGFASLFSLLILAIVTAVYFSSNLSDLRAERLEVISQLKTTQVRQAVEYIYYQVYWLTTKDSIYAPLSSYRAGNITTSIFSEAQNTLDQFLISSELFAAARLYNLNLEIVAESYNNATSISQPAMDFLYPLAQNATIPQSLLQQSSNNVEPYFTGPIGNSTDPNSAFYMGITLPIYSNSSIILDDPSLSGYLTVIASAQSIQAAINDTTGFSNNSSADYIVIALHGATTFNSDETGQVIGFQTVFPVKDNILSPNNVYNINDSSSVKEAFSRTYGSATNVRSITGKYVAIGFNQILLDSTTRWAVIIEQARSKFLQPVNNLRKIIIGVVIGIGVFMCLITFPLAVFFIRPITKLKEATEAITKSKKQFKQQKDRDSSAASPIPSSNPPPPYTTLNHRHKRNSVKSTSNTSTSGSLYSTAIRLPGRIPNSKKFFKDEFTELSEAFNIMTEELDKQYTHLEDRVKLRTKELEASKIEAESANEAKTVFIANISHELRTPLNGILGMTSIAMDEEDQTRIQDSLKLIHRSGELLLHILTELLTYSKNTLNRSKLEKSNFQILEVVYQVKSIFSKLAMDQRVNFKIWVRPNIFRKLILYGDSNRIIQVVMNLVSNSLKFTPIDGSVEVTFKLLGEYDKERSQQDGYKQVHVLKGTKTSPNSSTSNEATGMAKSTSSSTLAIMSSYYKTKPIPKIGKPTPALPEERSNDIELSPVKSNSSDSTDLSKNLDSDRVSLSTISTTEYENKIFESQFNHMKALPKLPVTFRIRNMYKPKTWVVQIEVRDTGPGIEPALQEKVFEPFVQGDQTLSRSYGGTGLGLSICRQLATMMKGTLTLKSAIGVGSIFTFTVPLPQTGEILVDESEMGEFCEDEFNPKARVNRKVAFKNSTMDVDNPTHHEYENDELSEKDDFVEMSPLRPQPPPSRVRTDSVPRSDSSGDSPRQENSDSPGSSGSFQLLGKVDPPRTTYEKPHLITRSSTGTANSANASDRSDLHHNILDDLSDLKILVAEDNSVNQEVIKRMLKLEGFTNITLACNGAEAVELTKESIEKDEIFDLIFMDVQMPKIDGLLATRMIRTNLRFENPIIALTAFADESNVKECLNSGMSGFLSKPIRRTNLRKIIVEFSPVLLSEIVTTPQTHQSDEKRLGYPPTNLGSSA; encoded by the exons ATGAGACGATTAAAGATCGGTATCAGACCCCAGTTGATCATACTTGTGGGGTTTGCGTCCCTTTTCTCGCTCTTGATCTTGGCTATCGTCACAGCAGTGTATTTCTCCTCTAATTTGAGTGATTTGAGAGCAGAACGTTTGGAAGTCATCTCCCAACTTAAAACAACTCAGGTCAGGCAGGCCGTAGAATATATATACTACCAGGTGTATTGGTTGACTACTAAGGATTCCATATACGCTCCATTATCTTCCTATAGAGCTGGTAATATCACCACATCCATATTCAGCGAAGCTCAAAACACACTTGACCAGTTCTTAATATCTTCAGAGCTCTTTGCTGCCGCCAGATTATATAACTTAAATTTGGAAATCGTTGCCGAAAGCTATAATAATGCCACATCGATTTCACAACCGGCCATGGATTTCTTGTATCCGTTGGCGCAAAACGCCACGATACCCCAATCATTGCTACAACAATCAAGCAATAATGTCGAACCTTACTTCACAGGTCCAATAGGGAACAGCACAGACCCAAACTCTGCATTTTACATGGGTATCACTTTGCCTATATATTCAAACTCGTCCATCATTTTGGACGACCCTTCATTATCAGGTTACTTAACCGTCATTGCATCAGCCCAGAGCATCCAAGCAGCTATTAATGACACTACTGGGTTTTCGAACAATTCATCCGCTGATTACATTGTCATTGCTCTTC ACGGTGCGACCACCTTCAATTCCGACGAAACAGGTCAAGTAATCGGTTTCCAAACCGTTTTCCCAGTTAAGGACAATATTTTATCACCTAACAATGTTTACAATATTAACGATTCTTCGCTGGTGAAGGAGGCATTTTCAAGGACATATGGATCTGCTACCAACGTCAGGTCAATTACGGGCAAATATGTTGCAATAGGCTTCAACCAGATTCTATTAGATTCCACCACAAGATGGGCGGTGATTATTGAGCAAGCAAGATCTAAATTTTTGCAGCCTGTCAACAATTTAAGAAAAATAATCATTGGTGTTGttattggaattggtgTGTTCATGTGTCTTATTACATTCCCATTGGCAGTTTTCTTTATACGACCAATTACAAAGCTTAAGGAAGCAACGGAAGCGATCACgaagtcaaagaaacaGTTTAAGCAGCAAAAAGATAGGGATAGTTCGGCTGCGAGTCCAATACCTTCATCCAACCCTCCTCCTCCGTATACCACATTGAATCACAGGCATAAGAGAAACAGCGTGAAGTCTACGTCTAACACCAGTACCTCTGGTTCCTTGTATTCGACGGCAATTAGACTTCCAGGTAGAATTCCAAACTcaaagaagttcttcaaagatgaaTTCACTGAGCTTTCTGAGGCTTTCAATATCATGACAGAAGAACTCGACAAGCAGTACACGCATTTGGAAGATAGAGTGAAATTGAGAACCAAGGAATTAGAAGCGTCCAAAATCGAAGCAGAATCTGCGAATGAAGCGAAGACTGTATTCATTGCTAATATTTCTCACGAATTGAGAACTCCATTAAACGGTATTTTAGGAATGACTTCGATTGCCATGGATGAAGAGGACCAAACAAGAATTCAAGATTCCTTGAAGTTAATACACAGATCAGGAGAACTTTTATTGCATATATTAACCGAGTTGTTGACCTATTCCAAAAATACTTTGAATAGATCtaaattggaaaagtctaattttcaaattttaGAGGTTGTTTACCAAGTGAAATCCATTTTCAGCAAGCTTGCCATGGACCAAAGAGTaaatttcaagatctggGTTCGCCCCAAcattttcagaaagttgatCCTATATGGAGATTCCAATAGAATTATCCAAGTTGTAATGAATCTTGTTTCCAACTCACTTAAATTCACACCAATTGATGGGTCTGTTGAAGTTACATTCAAACTATTGGGTGAGTATGATAAAGAAAGATCTCAACAAGATGGATACAAACAGGTTCATGTTTTAAAAGGCACAAAGACTAGtccaaattcttcaacttctaaCGAAGCAACAGGGATGGCAAAGTCTACCTCATCTTCTACGCTAGCAATAATGTCATCGTACTACAAAACAAAGCCGATTCCAAAGATCGGAAAGCCAACACCCGCACTCCCTGAAGAAAGACTGAACGATATTGAATTGAGTCCGGTAAAATCCAATTCATCTGATTCCACTGATCTCTCAAAGAATCTTGACTCCGATAGAGTTAGTTTACTGACAATCTCTACAACAGAGTATGAGAATAAGATTTTCGAATCTCAGTTTAACCACATGAAAGCTTTACCTAAGCTTCCTGTta CATTTAGAATCAGAAATATGTACAAACCAAAAACTTGGGTTGTCCAGATAGAGGTCAGAGACACGGGTCCGGGTATTGAGCCAGCTTTGCAGGAGAAGGTTTTTGAACCATTTGTTCAAGGTGACCAAACATTGTCCAGAAGTTATGGTGGTACGGGGTTGGGATTATCCATTTGTAGACAATTGGCTACCATGATGAAAGGAACCTTAACTTTGAAGTCGGCAATTGGCGTTGGATCAATATTCACATTCACAGTCCCATTACCTCAAACTGGTGAGATACTAGTAGACGAAAGCGAAATGGGCGAATTTTGTGAAGACGAATTCAATCCAAAAGCTAGAGTTAATAGAAAGGTTGCGTTTAAGAACTCAACAATGGATGTTGATAATCCGACTCATCATGAGTACGAAAATGACGAACTTAGTGAGAAAGACGACTTCGTGGAAATGTCTCCATTGCGTCCACAGCCACCTCCTTCAAGGGTAAGGACAGATTCGGTCCCCAGATCTGATTCCTCTGGGGACAGTCCTCGACAAGAGAATTCAGACTCTCCTGGAAGTTCTGGTAGCTTTCAATTACTAGGAAAAGTGGACCCACCTCGGACCACATATGAAAAACCACATCTTATAACCAGGTCATCTACAGGAACTGCAAATTCAGCGAACGCCAGTGACCGCCTGGATCTACATCACAACATACTTGATGATTTGTCAGATCTCAAAATCTTGGTTGCGGAAGATAATCTGGTAAACCAAGAAGTAATCAAGAGAATGCTCAAATTGGAAGGCTTCACCAATATCACATTGGCTTGTAATGGTGCTGAGGCAGTAGAGTTAACCAAAGAGTCGATTGAAAAGGATGAAATTTTTGATTTGATATTTATGGATGTGCAGATGCCCAAAATCGATGGTCTTTTGGCTACGCGAATGATAAGGACAAATTTACGATTCGAGAACCCCATCATTGCATTAACTGCATTTGCAGATGAAAGTAACGTCAAGGAGTGTCTTAATAGTGGAATGAGTGGCTTCCTATCCAAACCtatcagaagaaccaacttAAGGAAGATTATTGTTGAGTTCAGTCCTGTGTTATTAAGTGAGATAGTTACAACACCACAAACACATCAAAGCGACGAAAAGCGTCTTGGATACCCACCAACCAATCTTGGCAGCAGCGCTTAG